Proteins encoded within one genomic window of Columba livia isolate bColLiv1 breed racing homer chromosome 1, bColLiv1.pat.W.v2, whole genome shotgun sequence:
- the SETDB2 gene encoding histone-lysine N-methyltransferase SETDB2 isoform X2 → MQPPQKMEQKRMQCDCFEVKNLASSREEKIEGDLKMFWTQLGGRRVDIIFEQVQNVLLSLKEKIKNGTATNQECWQAWALVNEAKLGDLLDLTNVSDMSDGGDTQEMKPKLQHLLTDENIANAVEGSHSKKEEMEKTGSGSEEASSKIQDIPLNRGYQNHKCSSACLASRPAGSYKGENPLKIPILFDFQRRHAKADCLSKSLDVNYKAPCGRSLRSFQDVQNYLFETECNFLFVDHFSFNTYVLLGRNTVNPEPLVFDFDISNGAESVPVSFCNDLDRARLPYFKYRRASWPRGYYLNNFSSVFVDSCDCTDGCVDRSKCACLQLTERGYSKSSLSASSKTSHGYSYKRLEGPVPSGCDKMMCQNRVVQHGIQVRLQVFNTEKKGWAVRCLDDIDKGTFICTYSGRLMSRAELQVLGDAGQELQEKSAMKSRGHGLFSKRRKLDSDCSDSVIEVAQTGTNDALEKHEPLSQTVDNENETTLVHPRNLSIGTSRRPGTRTVVFHDRQLNMEIDTLVHNASSDEDNSSQIHQSSKTKLTSGTKKGKEKSTQQQKEECPMETGQTEPADTDSAECKRKSLSPQGVACGTSGVLDNTCVVRPSKKVPVKADCREENCRQPKQDIFCEEADGDGTLLKNANEENIYVLDASKEGNVGRFLNHSCCPNLFAQSVFVETHNRSFPWVAFFTNRHVKAGTELTWDYGYEPGSMPEAEISCQCGVQKCRKKTL, encoded by the exons ATGCAGCCACCCCAGAAGATGGAACAGAAAAGAA TGCAGTGTGACTGCTTTGAAGTGAAGAATCTTGCCAGTTCCAGAGAGGAGAAGATTGAAG GTGATTTGAAAATGTTCTGGACACAACTGGGAGGTAGAAGAGTGGACATCATATTTGAGCAGGTGCAAAATGTGCTCCTGTCACTAAAGGAAAAGATCAAGAATGGAACTGCCACAAACCAAG AATGCTGGCAGGCTTGGGCACTGGTGAATGAAGCTAAACTAGGTGATCTCTTAGACTTGACAAATG TAAGTGATATGTCTGATGGAGGTGACACACAGGAAATGAAACCCAAATTGCAGCATCTTCTTACAGATGAGAACATTGCAAATGCTGTAGAAGGTTCTcacag caaaaaggaagagatggaaaaaacagGTTCAGGGAGTGAAGAAGCATCTAGTAAAATTCAAGATATACCTTTAAACCGAGGGTATCAGAACCACAAGTGCTCTAGTGCATGTCTTGCCAGCAGACCAGCAGGCTCTTACAAGGGTGAAAATCCTCTTAAGATACCAATCCTGTTTGACTTTCAAAGACGCCACGCAAAAGCAGACTGCCTTTCGAAATCACTGGATGTGAATTATAAAGCTCCTTGTGGCCGAAGTTTGAGAAGCTTCCAAGATGTGCAAAATTATCTGTTTGAAACAGAGTGCAATTTCTTATTTGTTGATCACTTCTCCTTCAACACATACGTTCTGCTGGGCAGGAATACTGTAAATCCTGAACCTCTTGTGTTTGATTTTGACATCAGCAACGGAGCTGAGTCAGTGCCCGTTTCCTTCTGCAATGATCTTGACCGTGCAAGATTACCTTATTTCAAATATCGGAGAGCATCGTGGCCGCGTGGATATTATCTCAACAATTTCTCCAGCGTGTTTGTTGATTCATGTGACTGCACAGATGGCTGCGTTGATAG GTCAAAATGTGCATGCCTACAGCTAACTGAGAGAGGCTATAGTAAAAGTTCTCTGTCTGCAAGCAGTAAAACATCCCATGGATACAGTTACAAAAGACTGGAGGGACCTGTTCCTAGTgg GTGTGACAAGATGATGTGTCAGAACAGAGTTGTACAGCATGGCATTCAAGTCAGGCTGCAAGTGTTCAACACCGAGAAGAAAGGCTGGGCCGTCCGCTGCCTAGATGATATCGACAAGGGAACATTTATTTGTACTTATTCAG gcaGATTGATGAGCAGAGCTGAACTTCAGGTACTGGGAGATGCTGGTCAAGAGCTGCAAGAGAAGAGTGCTATGAAGAGCAGAGGCCATGGCCTTttttctaaaagaagaaaacttgaCAGTGATTGTTCGGACTCTGTGATTGAAGTAGCACAGACTGGCACAAACGATGCTCTTGAGAAGCACGAGCCTTTGTCTCAGACTGTGgataatgaaaatgaaacaacccT AGTTCATCCGAGGAATTTAAGTATTGGAACCTCGAGAAGGCCTGGAACTAGAACTGTTGTTTTTCATGATCGTCAGCTAAAcatg GAAATTGATACACTGGTGCACAATGCCAGCTCAGATGAAGATAATAGTTCTCAGATTCATCagtcaagcaaaacaaaactaaccagtggaacaaagaaaggaaaagaaa AATCCactcagcagcagaaggaagaatGTCCAATGGAAACTGGACAGACAGAGCCTGCTGACACGGACAGTGCAGAATGCAAAAGAAAGAGTCTGTCTCCACAGGGTGTTGCTTGTGGCACATCAGGTGTGCTGGATAACACGTGTGTTGTGAGGCCGTCCAAAAAAGTACCCGTAAAAGCTGACTGCAGAGAGGAAAATTGCAGGCAGCCAAAACAGGATATATTTTGTGAGGAGGCTGATGGTGACGGGACACTTCTAAAGAATgctaatgaagaaaatatttatgtactGGATGCCTCAAAAGAAGGAAATGTGGGTCGTTTTCTTAAT cacagctgctgcccaAATCTCTTTGCGCAGAGCGTGTTTGTAGAGACTCACAACAGAAGCTTCCCGTGGGTGGCATTCTTCACAAACAG